From the genome of Coregonus clupeaformis isolate EN_2021a unplaced genomic scaffold, ASM2061545v1 scaf0100, whole genome shotgun sequence, one region includes:
- the LOC121551065 gene encoding nucleosome-remodeling factor subunit BPTF-like isoform X7, whose product MRGKRGRPPKTLLMQEPSSEPERGLRPRRELRAKGRGSTDVDFESPKRGNNSSSRGRRKVGSSTVSRGRGRGRGGGGGRGTRGRRSIARSVVYDDHESDEDDDAVSLRSEEDELVEEETITDEEEEALNEESDPLEEILEEEDDDASYCTESSFRSQSTHGSTPGRKMTRVHCPRSPIFEEKEIPPLELPRTSEDLMVPSEELLNVSSIYEVLRNFSTVLRLSPFRFEDFCAALVGQEQCTLMAETHTALLKAILREEDTSNTTFGPADLKDSVNSTLYFIDGMTWPEVVRAYCESDQEYHHVLPYQEVEDYPYGPLDSKIKVLQFLVDQFLTTNIAREELMSEGVVQYDDHCRVCHRLGDLLCCETCSAVYHLECVKPPLVEVPEDEWQCEICVAHKVPGVTDCVTEMQKSKPYIRQEPIGYDRQRRQYWFLNRRIIVEEDGEHEKKKIWYYSTKVQLGELIECLDKEYWENDLCAVLEEMREEVHTHMDITEDLTNKARGNNKAFLTAANDEILERVQARQEQRAAEQAEKASQVAGDNNPAIDTTKTEEETPTHCSPRPDNRELQDPESEEEASSQATAALPAGEENTTVQPEPPKPGSSIQDGTLPKPEPPKPGSSTQDGTLPKPEPPKPAEVPCSAPSESGDASMEPEQERPDDKPVDSESHGEEDPSAQCQPTPPPPHPGDENSNSSHVSAPGVLRRPEQPNLADRSSQSSITSQDDTGEGKESVNGEGSGRTNNRIVTRLRNPDSKLSQQKTQADGSPTPRDSKETSPPSSESEVARQGTVRKELTVKGNLNNFFKLGQEGKFRVYHNQFSTNTLGLNKHQHREDHDKRRHLSHKFSLTPAGDFKWNGSIHGSKVLTISTLRLTIIQLETNVPAPFLHPNWASHRTNWIKAVQMCSKAREFALALAIMECAIKPVVMLPVWKDALGHTRLHRMTSMEREEKEKVKKREKKLEDEETMQQATWVKYTIPIKHQVWKQKGEEYRVTGYGGWSWVSKTHVHRFVPRLPGNTNVNYRKALEAAKTGKENAMSGPNKWKRLPKAPTSSETQGKEESTPITEEKDKEQTATVESSGSTSPGEGQTLKEEEEKEDNNITEKVEEKKVDQVEEETEDKMDVDPSPPDTCLSEEKGIVDSKDPSSPTDPAVKVEPRDGEEPKQEDSEAKPPVRPFNWDVVNVSEGFQLRSAYKKKVKTSKLDGLLERRVKQFTLEEKQRLERLKQQSALAKHTISKEKVNTGTTTTVKTEASTADKKQDNLAVTPCTSLKAEGQADSVVKDSIVKRLDFDQEQPVKSQPSGETDNLDVRLGSTCKPQAAGATGPNLNTIGLANHESSVQGNGRDSLSQTELNGGFQKTIDLNSKVNSTSLELALGAAKPPKAEVTIAGENGKKHGYEETEQGNGQRETESMEVDQSKPHQVQVNGKDAVDNKAPVDSKMHLDLANKVDTKAMLQTLEGEIKALPVKEPVKSIMNGTLSQDGLKVNSTVLATSPALADVERKVVVSEPDYLPPQKVARLENNGERVADSVTSSLLGLSTGVPKVSNSTKSEPMEIGQTASNKITPFPIPTAEESSLSNNTTESSSSGALKTVTTTTTTTVSTESRTVQIAEVSSSSKPAVTPAAESSAVSTLTTMTKTTVTRVSSPTLGATVSEETKTVVTATLTDAKSGPSGTSVTSMTVSKEYSTRDRVRLLKFSRSMKTRSGTALPSYRKFVTKSSKKSIFVLPNDDLKKLARRGGIREVPIFNYNAKPALDIWPYPSPRPTFGITWRYRLQTVKSLAGVSLMLRLLWACLRWDDMAVKPSPAVGTTRTESSETAITTTEIIKRRDVGPHGIRSEYCIRKIICPIGVTEAPKETPTPQRKGLRSSALRPKKPEPAKQTGPIVLETWVAEEELEIWEIRAFSERVEREKAQAADQAKKRLEQQKPGATTSTPTSTPTTSASGTPASLTSQVTSGTKLVLATKLGTPVTFQQNKNFHQSFASWVKQGQGSPGMVQVQQNVLGIIPSSTPGNQRTYSSFQNRNATINIRPNTSTSTTTQPVITTGAQIRPGMTVIRSPLQQGTTMGKTIIRTPLMMQQGILPASQQQVVTQIIRGQPVSTAVSSTSPVQTSAGQRVLGAAPSPRPVTPAPGQSPSPSTPQGGRPQQGQVKLTLAQLTQLTQGAQGGNQGLTVVIQGQGQTTGQLQVIPQGVTVIPGPGQQLMQAAMPNGQVQRFLFTPGASAPAPTPATTASTAVTPVTATTTTPSVPALSQPQVQTPATSQAPAPPVQPPQQAIAPVQPPALAPAPPPVSTHQTQPPPTQIHIPLQSPTALPIQQIAQIPTSPQQVHIKAVSVSPSVTQATVRPIQAHAQLQPQAQAQIRPQQQLQLHHQPQLITLPGLQQQVQVLGTIQTHVAAQLQAQQGGAVPQQIKLQLPIQIQQAGGQVQAHQIQNVVTIQTASVQEQLQRIQQLREQQQQKKKQQEAKREQSLQASSPSDIIQKQVVMNQNAVIENLKQRKTMTPAEREENQRMIVCNQVMKFILDKIDKDEKQAAKKRKKEESVEQKRSKQNASKLSALLFKHKEQLKAEILKKRALLDKELQLEVQEELRRDISRLRKEKEKAQAAASQAAAAAAAAQVASSLSPTMASPSSAHKRKRDDERDSSSAKPKKKKMISTTSKDHKKEVKLYCVCKTPYDEAKFYIGCDLCSNWFHGACVGITEKEAKKMDDYVCNGCKQGQDSQDSEGTTEELYCICRTPYDQTQFYIGCDRCQNWYHGRCVGILQSEANHIDEYVCPQCQSTEDAMTVLTPLTDKDYEGLRRILRSLQAHKMAWPFLEPVDPNDAPDYYGVIKEPMDLSTMEDRLQKRYYNKLTEFVADMTKVFDNCRYYNPNDSPFFQCAEVLEAFFVQKLKGFKASRSHNNKLQTSTS is encoded by the exons ATGAGGGGGAAAAGAGGCAGGCCGCCCAAAACCCTGCTGATGCAGGAGCCTTCATCCGAGCCGGAGCGTGGCTTGAGACCCAGGAGAGAGTTGAGGGCAAAGGGGAGAGGTAGTACCGATGTCGATTTTGAGAGTCccaagaggggaaataactctTCATCGAGGGGCAGGAGAAAAGTGGGATCATCCACGGTATCTCGCGGTAGGGGAAGAGGCAGGGGGGGTGGTGGTGGCAGAGGTACTAGGGGCAGACGGTCAATCGCTAGATCTGTGGTTTATGATGATCATGAaagtgatgaagatgatgatgctGTGAGTTTGAGATCTGAGGAGGACGAGTTGGTAGAGGAAGAGACGATAACGGACGAGGAAGAAGAGGCCCTGAACGAGGAGTCAGACCCGCTTGAGGAAATACtcgaggaggaggatgatgatgccAGCTACTGTACTGAGAGCAGCTTTCGGAGTCAGAGCACTCATGGCAGCACTCCGG GGCGGAAGATGACGCGGGTGCATTGCCCTCGCTCGCCAATCTTTGAGGAAAAGGAGATCCCTCCTCTGGAGTTGCCCAGAACCTCTGAGGACCTCATGGTGCCCAGCGAGGAACTGCTCAATGTGTCCTCCATCTACGAGGTGCTGCGCAACTTCAGCACGGTACTGCGGCTCTCTCCCTTCCGCTTCGAGGACTTCTGTGCTGCGCTGGTAGGCCAGGAGCAGTGCACGCTGATGGCAGAGACCCACACGGCCCTGCTGAAGGCCATCCTGCGTGAGGAGGACACATCCAACACCACGTTCGGTCCTGCCGACCTCAAGGACAGCGTCAACTCCACCCTCTACTTCATTGACGGCATGACGTGGCCCGAGGTGGTGCGTGCCTACTGCGAGAGCGACCAGGAGTACCACCATGTCCTGCCCTACCAGGAGGTGGAGGACTACCCCTACGGCCCGCTGGACAGTAAGATCAAGGTGCTGCAGTTCTTGGTGGATCAGTTCCTCACCACCAACATCGCCCGCGAGGAGTTGATGTCAGAGGGGGTGGTGCAGTATGATGACCACTGCAGGGTGTGCCACAGGTTGGGGGACCTGCTGTGCTGTGAGACCTGCTCTGCGGTCTACCACCTGGAGTGTGTGAAGCCGCCACTGGTAGAGGTGCCGGAGGACGAATGGCAGTGTGAGATCTGTGTGGCACACAAGGTGCCCGGAGTCACAGACTGTGTGACAGAGATGCAAAAGAGCAAACCCTACATCCGCCAGGAGCCCATCGGCTACGACCGCCAACGGAGGCAATACTGGTTCCTAAACCGAAGGATCATTGT TGAGGAGGACGGGGAGCATGAGAAGAAGAAGATCTGGTACTACAGCACAAAGGTCCAGCTGGGAGAGCTGATAGAGTGTCTGGACAAGGAGTACTGGGAGAACGACCTGTGTGCCGTCCTCGAGGAAATGAGAGAGGAGGTGCACACTCACATGGACATCACTGAGGACCTCACCAACAAGGCCCGCGGCAACAACAAGGCCTTCCTCACGGCAGCCAACG ATGAGATCCTGGAGCGTGTGCAGGCCAGGCAGGAGCAGCGGGCAGCGGAGCAGGCAGAGAAAGCCAGTCAGGTAGCAGGTGACAACAACCCCGCTATAGACACCAccaagacagaggaagagacccCCACACACTGCTCTCCACGGCCAGACAACAGAGAGCTCCAAGACCCCGAGTCTGAAGAGGAGGCAAGCTCACAAG CAACTGCAGCTCTACCTGCTGGAGAAGAGAACACCACTGTCCAACCTGAGCCCCCTAAGCCTGGCTCATCCATCCAGGACGGCACGCTTCCTAAACCTGAACCCCCTAAGCCTGGCTCGTCCACCCAGGACGGCACGCTTCCTAAACCTGAACCCCCTAAGCCTGCTGAGGTGCCCTGCTCTGCCCCCTCTGAGAGTGGGGACGCCTCCATGGAGCCTGAGCAGGAGAGGCCAG atgataagcctGTAGACTCAGAGTCCCATGGAGAGGAGGACCCCTCTGCCCAGTGCCAGcctactccaccaccaccacaccctgGTGACGAGAACAGCAACAGCAGCCACGTCTCAGCGCCTGGGGTCCTCAGGAGGCCTGAACAGCCAAACCTCGCTGACAGGTCCTCTCAGTCCTCAATCACCAGCCAGGATGACACGG GTGAAGGCAAGGAGAGTGTGAATGGTGAGGGGTCAGGACGGACTAACAATCGCATTGTGACTCGTCTGCGTAACCCGGACAGCAAGCTGAGCCAGCAGAAGACCCAGGCAGATGGCAGCCCTACACCCAGGGACAGCAAGGAG ACATCTCCTCCCAGCTCTGAGAGTGAAGTGGCTCGTCAGGGTACTGTGAGGAAAGAATTGACGGTGAAGGGCAACCTGAACAACTTCTTCAAGCTGGGCCAGGAGGGCAAGTTCCGCGTCTACCACAACCAGTTCAGCACCAACACACTGGGCCTCAACAAGCACCAGCATCGCGAGGACCACGACAAGCGCCGCCACCTCTCCCATAAGTTCAGCCTGACCCCCGCCGGGGATTTCAAGTGGAACGGCTCCATCCACGGCTCCAAGGTGCTGACCATCTCCACCCTGCGGCTCACAATCATCCAGCTGGAGACCAATGTCCCCGCCCCCTTCCTGCACCCCAACTGGGCCTCGCACAG GACAAACTGGATTAAAGCGGTGCAGATGTGCAGTAAGGCTCGGGAGTTTGCCTTGGCGCTGGCCATCATGGAGTGTGCTATCAAACCAGTGGTCATGCTGCCTGTCTGGAAAGATGCACTTGGACACACCAG GCTCCATCGCATGACCTCCATGGAgcgggaggagaaagagaaggtgaaaaagagagagaaaaaactggAGGATGAGGAGACTATGCAGCAGGCCACCTGGGTGAAGTACACCATCCCCATCAAACACCAG gTGTGGAAGCAGAAGGGGGAGGAGTACAGAGTAACGGGGTACGGGGGCTGGAGTTGGGTCAGTAAGACTCACGTCCATCGCTTTGTTCCCAGGCTACCAGGGAACACCAACGTCAACTACCGCAAAGCACTCGAAG CAGCTAAAACTGGCAAAGAAAATGCAATGTCCGGCCCGAACAAATGGAAACGGTTGCCAAAAGCACCAACAAGCTCAGAAACCCAGGGAAAAGAAGAGTCTACTCCAATTACTGAAGAAAAAGACAAGGAGCAAACCGCCACTGTGGAGTCATCTGGGAGCACTTCACCAGGAGAGGGGCAGActctgaaagaggaggaggagaaggaagataACAATATCACAGAGAAGGTGGAGGAAAAAAAAGTTGATCaggtggaggaggagactgaGGACAAGATGGATGTTGACCCCAGTCCACCAGACACCTGTCTCAGTGAGGAAAAAG gtATAGTGGACAGCAAAGACCCCTCGTCACCGACTGACCCTGCTGTGAAGGTGGAGCCCAGGGATGGAGAAGAACCTAAGCAGGAGGACTCTGAGGCCAAGCCACCTGTCCGCCCCTTCAACTGGGATGTGGTGAACGTCAGTGAGGGCTTCCAGCTCCGTTCGGCCTACAAGAAGAAGGTGAAGACGTCCAAGCTCGACGGGCTGCTGGAACGCAGAGTGAAGCAGTTCACCctggaggagaagcagaggctggaGCGGCTCAAACAGCAGTCAGCCTTGGCCAAACACACAATCTCCAAAGAGAAAGTTAATACAGGGACTACCACCACCGTCAAGACTGAAGCTTCTACAGCAGACAAGAAGCAGGACAATTTAGCAGTGACACCGTGCACTAGTCTGAAAGCTGAGGGGCAAGCAGACTCGGTAGTTAAAGACTCAATCGTTAAAAGGCTCGACTTTGACCAGGAGCAGCCAGTGAAATCCCAACCCTCAGGAGAGACAGATAACCTGGACGTCAGATTAGGCTCCACCTGTAAGCCCCAGGCAGCAGGAGCCACAGGCCCCAACCTCAACACCATAGGGTTGGCCAACCATGAGAGCAGTGTTCAGGGCAATGGTAGGGATTCATTATCTCAAACAGAGCTGAATGGAGGCTTCCAGAAAACCATAGACCTCAACAGCAAAGTCAATTCGACATCCCTAGAACTGGCTTTAGGTGCAGCCAAACCTCCCAAAGCAGAGGTGACGATAGCAGGAGAAAACGGTAAGAAGCATGGTTATGAGGAGACAGAGCAAGGCAatggacagagggagacagaaagcatGGAGGTAGACCAAAGCAAACCACATCAAGTGCAGGTGAACGGGAAAGACGCTGTTGACAACAAGGCTCCTGTAGACTCAAAGATGCACTTAGACCTGGCCAACAAAGTGGATACCAAGGCCATGCTCCAGACGTTAGAGGGTGAGATCAAAGCGCTGCCGGTGAAGGAGCCTGTAAAGTCCATTATGAACGGTACTCTCTCTCAGGACGGGTTAAAGGTCAACAGCACTGTGTTAGCCACCAGCCCAGCCTTGGCGGACGTAGAGAGGAAAGTTGTGGTGTCCGAGCCTGACTACCTGCCTCCTCAGAAGGTTGCCAGACTGGAGAATAATGGCGAAAGGGTGGCAGACTCTGTCACCTCGTCATTGTTAGGGCTGTCCACTGGTGTTCCCAAGGTAAGCAACAGTACCAAGTCTGAGCCAATGGAGATTGGGCAGACGGCATCCAATAAGATCACCCCGTTTCCTATCCCCACTGCAGAGGAGTCCAGCTTGAGTAACAACACCACAGAGAGTAGCAGTAGTGGGGCGCTGAAGACCGTCACCACAACCACTACTACCACCGTGTCGACAGAGTCTCGCACGGTGCAGATAGCCGAGGTCTCCAGCAGCAGTAAGCCTGCAGTGACGCCTGCTGCAGAGAGCAGTGCTGTGTCCACCCTcaccaccatgaccaagaccactGTCACCAGGGTCAGCTCCCCGACCCTCGGGGCCACCGTCTCCGAGGAGACCAAGACTGTTGTCACGGCAACGTTGACAGATGCCAAATCTGGCCCCTCAGGCACTTCGGTCACCTCCATGACGGTCAGTAAGGAGTACTCCACCAGAGATCGTGTCCGGCTGCTCAAGTTCTCCCGCTCCATGAAGACCCGCTCTGGCACGGCCCTCCCCTCCTACCGCAAGTTTGTCACTAAGAGTAGCAAGAAGAGCATCTTTGTACTGCCTAATGATGACCTGAAGAAGCTGGCGAGGAGAGGGGGCATCAGAGAGGTGCCCATCTTCAACTACAACGCCAAGCCAGCCCTGGACATCTGGCCCTATCCCTCCCCCAGACCCACCTTTGGAATCACGTGGAG ATACCGTCTCCAGACTGTAAAGTCTCTGGCGGGGGTCAGTCTGATGCTGCGGCTGCTCTGGGCCTGCCTGAGGTGGGATGACATGGCCGTCAAGCCCTCTCCTGCTGTAGGAACCACCCGCACAG AATCCTCGGAAACTGCGATCACCACAACGGAGATCATCAAGCGGCGAGATGTGGGGCCGCACGGCATCCGTTCGGAATACTGCATCAGGAAGATAATCTGCCCCATTGGCGTTACCGAAGCTCCCAAAG AAACACCCACGCCCCAGAGGAAAGGCCTGCGCTCCAGCGCTCTGAGGCCAAAGAAGCCTGAGCCGGCCAAGCAGACTGGGCCCATCGTCTTAGAGACGTGGGTGGCCGAGGAGGAGCTGGAGATCTGGGAGATCAGAGCCTTTTCAGAAAG GGTTGAGAGGGAGAAGGCCCAGGCTGCAGACCAGGCAAAG AAACGGTTGGAGCAACAGAAGCCTGGTGCCACCACCTCCACCCCCACCAGCACCCCTACAACCTCAGCCTCTGGCACTCCGGCATCCCTGACCAGCCAGGTCACGTCGGGGACTAAACTGGTCCTGGCCACCAAGCTGGGGACACCTGTCACATTTCAGCAGAACAAGAACTTCCATCAATCTTTTGCTTCCTGGGTCAAGCAGGGCCAGGGTAGTCCAG GTATGGTGCAGGTCCAGCAGAATGTCCTGGGCATTATTCCATCCAGCACCCCAGGCAACCAGCGGACCTACTCCTCATTCCAGAACCGCAACGCCACCATCAACATCAGACCCAACACCTCCACCTCAACCACTACTCAGCCG GTCATCACCACTGGAGCCCAGATTCGTCCGGGCATGACGGTGATCCGATCGCCTCTACAGCAGGGCACCACCATGGGCAAAACCATCATCAGAACCCCCTTGATGATGCAACAAGGTATTCTACCAGCCA GCCAGCAGCAGGTGGTGACTCAGATCATCCGGGGCCAGCCTGTCTCCACAGCAGTTTCCAGTACCAGCCCTGTGCAGACCAGCGCAGGCCAGAGGGTGCTGGGTGCCGCCCCGTCCCCCCGTCCTGTCACCCCTGCCCCCGGGCAGTCCCCATCACCATCCACCCCCCAAGGCGGCCGACCACAGCAGGGCCAGGTCAAACTCACCCTGGCCCAGCTCACCCAGCTAACACAGGGGGCACAG ggaGGGAACCAGGGTCTCACAGTAGTGATCCAGGGACAGGGCCAGACCACAGGCCAGCTGCAGGTCATCCCCCAAGGGGTGACGGTCATCCCAGGCCCTGGGCAGCAGCTCATGCAGGCTGCCATGCCCAACGGCCAGGTGCAGCGCTTCCTCTTCACCCCGGGGGCATCAGCCCCTGCCCCCACCCCCGCCACCACGGCCAGCACTGCTGTCACCCCCGTCACAGCCACCACAACCACACCCTCAGTGCCAG CACTGTCTCAGCCTCAGGTTCAGACTCCCGCCACCTCTCAAGCACCGGCACCACCAGTCCAGCCTCCTCAACAGGCTATCGCTCCAGTCCAGCCCCCTGCCCTCGCTCCTGCCCCCCCTCCAGTGTCCACACATCAGACTCAACCCCCTCCGACTCAAATCCACATCCCCCTCCAGTCCCCCACTGCTTTACCCATCCAGCAGATAGCCCAGATCCCAACCTCTCCACAACAGGTCCATATAAAGGCTGTCTCCGTCTCCCCCTCCGTCACCCAGGCCACAGTGAGGCCCATCCAGGCCCATGCTCAActccagccccaggctcaggCTCAGATCAGGCCACAGCAGCAGCTGCAGCTCCACCACCAACCCCAGCTGATCACGTTGCCGGGGCTGCAGCAGCAGGTCCAGGTGCTGGGTACCATCCAGACCCACGTGGCGGCCCAGCTCCAGGCCCAGCAGGGTGGGGCGGTGCCCCAGCAGATCAAGCTGCAGCTGCCTATCCAGATCCAGCAGGCAGGGGGCCAGGTGCAGGCCCACCAGATCCAGAACGTGGTGACCATCCAGACGGCCAGCGTGCAGGAGCAACTGCAGAGGATCCAGCAgctcagagagcagcagcagcagaagaaGAAGCAGCAGGAGGCCAAGAGGGAGCAGAGCCTGCAGGCCTCCAGCCCCAGCGACATCATCCAGAAACAGGTGGTGATGAACCAGAATGCTGTGATAGAAAATCTGAAACAGAGGAAGACCATGACTCCAGCAGAGCGGGAGGAGAACCAGAG AATGATCGTCTGCAACCAGGTGATGAAGTTCATCCTGGACAAGATCGACAAGGACGAGAAGCAGGCGGCtaagaagaggaagaaggaggagtCTGTGGAGCAGAAACGCAGCAAGCAGAATGCCTCCAAGCTCTCTGCGCTGCTCTTCAAGCACAAAGAGCAGCTCAAGGCTGAGATCCTGAAGAAGAGGGCTCTACTGGACAAGGAGCTGCAGCTGGAGGTTCAG gaggagCTGAGGAGGGACATCAGCAGGctgaggaaggagaaggagaaggccCAAGCTGCAGCCTCTCAGGCAGCCGCTGCTGCAGCTGCAGCCCAGGtagcctcctccctctcccctaccATGGCCTCGCCCTCCTCCGCCCACAAACGCAAGAGGGACGACGAGAGGGACTCGTCCTCCGCCAAgcccaagaagaagaagatgatatCCACTACCTCAAAGGATCACAAGAAGGAAGTCAAGCTGTACTGTGTCTGTAAAACGCCCTATGACGAGGCCAA GTTCTACATTGGGTGCGACCTGTGCTCCAACTGGTTCCACGGTGCGTGTGTGGGCATCACGGAGAAGGAGGCCAAGAAGATGGACGACTACGTTTGTAATGGCTGCAAGCAGGGCCAGGACTCACAGGACTCAGAGGGCACAACGGAGGAGCTGTACTGCATCTGCCGGACGCCATACGACCAAACACA GTTTTACATTGGCTGCGACCGTTGCCAGAACTGGTACCACGGGCGCTGTGTGGGCATCCTGCAGAGCGAGGCCAACCACATAGACGAATACGTGTGCCCGCAGTGTCAGTCCACGGAGGACGCCATGACAGTCCTCACACCGCTAACAGACAAGGACTACGAGGGGTTAAGAAGAATCCTGCGCTCCTTACAG GCTCACAAAATGGCGTGGCCGTTCCTTGAACCAGTAGATCCCAACGATGCTCCTGATTATTATGGTGTTATAAAGGAACCGATGG ACCTCTCCACAATGGAAGACAGATTACAGAAACGGTATTACAACAAGCTCACCGAGTTTGTGGCAGATATGACCAAAGTCTTTGACAACTGCCGCTACTACAACCCCAATGACTCACCCTTCTTTCAGTGTGCCGAAGTTCTGGAGGCATTCTTTGTACAGAAGCTCAAAGGTTTCAAAGCTAGCAG